Proteins encoded in a region of the Zea mays cultivar B73 chromosome 4, Zm-B73-REFERENCE-NAM-5.0, whole genome shotgun sequence genome:
- the LOC100382228 gene encoding Gluconokinase-like — translation MAVSDSLAHPGLAIVVMGVSGCGKSTVAAMLAEALGCSFIEADDYHSEANKAKMSAGVPLSDADRAPWLESVRDAIRGRLDGGEDVAVSCSALRLGYRDVLRAADRAYEPGRYAACRVRFVCLRAPAEVLAERVLRRSVEGEHFMPASLLRSQLDLLRVDPAEGVAEADATARPDDIVRDTVALFRDELAVSSGVPA, via the exons ATGGCCGTCTCCGATTCCCTCGCGCATCCAG GGCTGGCGATCGTGGTCATGGGAGTCAGCGGCTGCGGCAAATC AACCGTCGCGGCAATGCTCGCCGAAGCCCTGGGCTGCAGCTTCATCGAAGCAGACGACTACCATTCCGAGGCAAACAAAG CCAAGATGAGCGCGGGCGTGCCGCTCTCCGACGCCGACCGCGCGCCGTGGCTGGAGTCGGTGCGGGACGCCATCCGGGGGCGgctggacggcggcgaggacgtggCCGTCAGCTGCTCGGCGCTGCGGCTCGGGTACCGGGATGTGCTCCGCGCGGCCGACCGCGCCTACGAGCCGGGGCGCTACGCCGCCTGCAGGGTGAGGTTCGTGTGCCTGAGGGCGCCGGCGGAGGTGCTCGCGGAGAGGGTGCTGCGGAGGTCGGTGGAAGGGGAGCACTTCATGCCGGCGAGCCTGCTGCGGAGCCAGCTCGACCTGCTGCGGGTCGACCCCGCGGAGGGGGTCGCCGAGGCCGACGCGACGGCGCGCCCCGACGACATCGTCCGCGACACCGTCGCCCTGTTCAGGGACGAGCTAGCGGTGTCGTCCGGCGTCCCTGCTTGA